One window of the Sporichthyaceae bacterium genome contains the following:
- a CDS encoding OsmC family protein, producing MDKAELQALQAPLKDQYRAAPDAALITLSAEGTLDPEGVSCTVATGRALVEAGLHPATGGTGSLACSGDMLLQALVACAGVTLRAVATALELEVRTGTLRAEGDLDFRGTLGVAKDAPVGFTAIRLHVALDTDAPKEQVDTLLRLTERYCVVLQTLANSPRLELVRS from the coding sequence ATGGACAAGGCCGAGTTGCAGGCGCTGCAGGCGCCGCTGAAGGACCAGTACCGCGCCGCGCCCGACGCGGCACTGATCACCCTGTCCGCCGAGGGCACGCTCGACCCCGAGGGGGTGAGCTGCACCGTGGCCACCGGGCGGGCCCTGGTCGAGGCCGGGCTGCACCCGGCGACCGGGGGCACCGGCAGCCTGGCGTGCTCCGGCGACATGCTGCTGCAGGCGTTGGTGGCGTGCGCCGGAGTGACCCTGCGGGCCGTTGCGACCGCCCTGGAGCTCGAGGTGCGCACCGGCACGCTGCGCGCCGAGGGCGACCTGGACTTCCGGGGCACCCTCGGGGTGGCCAAGGACGCCCCGGTCGGCTTCACCGCCATCCGGCTGCACGTCGCCCTGGACACCGACGCCCCGAAGGAGCAGGTCGACACCCTGCTGCGACTGACCGAGCGCTACTGCGTCGTGCTGCAGACCCTGGCCAACTCGCCGCGGCTGGAGTTGGTGCGGTCCTGA
- a CDS encoding GNAT family N-acetyltransferase, whose translation MTASVLALFPAHYDPVQTASGMRHIGVLDPTLIEDGTYFVVTAPDAGLFACGGWSRRDKLFNGAVPTGDEARLLDPTREPARVRAMFVHGDWTRRGLGTRILDACAAAARAEGFTDLALMATMPGVALYRSWGFTDEQPQDLVMPDGVMMPGVAMRRTI comes from the coding sequence ATGACGGCCTCGGTGCTGGCACTGTTCCCGGCGCACTACGACCCGGTGCAGACGGCGAGCGGAATGCGCCACATCGGCGTGCTGGACCCGACGCTGATCGAGGACGGGACGTACTTCGTGGTCACCGCGCCGGACGCCGGCCTTTTCGCGTGCGGTGGCTGGAGCCGCCGGGACAAGTTGTTCAACGGCGCGGTCCCCACCGGCGACGAGGCCCGTCTGCTCGACCCGACGCGGGAACCGGCCAGGGTGCGGGCAATGTTCGTGCACGGCGACTGGACCCGGCGCGGGCTGGGCACCCGCATCCTGGACGCGTGCGCGGCGGCCGCCCGCGCCGAGGGGTTCACCGACCTGGCGCTGATGGCAACCATGCCCGGCGTGGCGCTGTACCGGTCGTGGGGGTTCACCGACGAGCAACCGCAGGACCTGGTGATGCCGGACGGCGTGATGATGCCGGGCGTGGCCATGCGGCGGACTATTTAG
- a CDS encoding glycosyltransferase produces MTRFLMVTVDGAGNLVPTLGLAARLSALGHDVRLLGHPSIHERCGVHGWRPVSFTKAAPFDSTWPVDPAEEIPNFCRAIFFDAGIGHDTLAELEREPADVLIVDCLAWGAGAAGEVAGIPTVALFHLAPSLFRAGPLVELLEPALPMLHAMRAELGARPVASLAEAHDTCALALATLPEEFDVPASLPAQYRYIGPILDGPALGGFEPTPPATVDPLVLVSFSTSFQDQQGALQWAIDELSGLPVQVVVTTGHSVAPADLDAAENTVVARFLDHSELLSRATAVVTHCGLGTTLNSLAHAVPMVCVPMGRDQQFNAAMVARLGAGMTVELGKRGGISRAVEHAIFDIRMQSAADYFARVMGGYRGADAAVEALAELAAK; encoded by the coding sequence ATGACCCGTTTTCTGATGGTCACGGTCGACGGGGCGGGCAACCTGGTCCCGACCCTCGGCCTGGCCGCCCGACTCAGCGCGCTCGGGCACGACGTACGGCTGCTCGGGCACCCCTCGATCCATGAGCGCTGCGGGGTCCACGGGTGGCGGCCGGTGTCCTTCACCAAGGCCGCGCCGTTCGACAGCACCTGGCCGGTCGATCCGGCCGAGGAGATCCCCAATTTCTGTCGGGCCATCTTCTTCGACGCGGGCATCGGCCACGACACCCTCGCCGAACTCGAGCGCGAACCGGCCGACGTGCTCATCGTCGACTGCCTGGCCTGGGGCGCGGGCGCGGCGGGTGAGGTGGCCGGGATCCCGACGGTCGCGCTGTTCCACCTGGCGCCGTCGCTGTTCCGCGCGGGCCCGCTGGTCGAGCTCCTGGAACCGGCGCTGCCCATGCTGCACGCCATGCGCGCGGAGCTCGGGGCGCGGCCCGTGGCGAGCTTGGCCGAGGCGCACGACACCTGCGCGCTTGCGTTGGCGACGCTGCCCGAAGAGTTCGACGTGCCGGCCTCGCTGCCCGCGCAGTACCGCTACATCGGCCCGATCCTGGACGGCCCGGCCCTGGGCGGGTTCGAGCCCACCCCGCCGGCGACGGTGGACCCGCTGGTGCTGGTCAGCTTCAGCACCAGCTTCCAGGATCAGCAGGGCGCGCTGCAGTGGGCGATCGACGAACTTTCCGGCCTACCCGTGCAGGTAGTGGTGACCACCGGGCACTCCGTCGCCCCGGCCGACCTCGACGCCGCCGAGAACACCGTGGTGGCTCGTTTCCTCGACCACAGTGAGTTGTTGTCGCGGGCGACCGCGGTGGTGACGCACTGTGGGCTGGGCACGACGCTGAACAGCCTGGCCCACGCGGTGCCCATGGTGTGCGTGCCGATGGGTCGGGACCAGCAGTTCAACGCGGCCATGGTCGCCCGACTCGGCGCCGGCATGACGGTCGAACTCGGGAAGCGCGGCGGGATATCCCGGGCAGTGGAGCACGCGATCTTCGATATCCGAATGCAGTCCGCCGCGGACTATTTCGCCCGGGTGATGGGCGGCTACCGCGGTGCGGACGCGGCGGTCGAGGCGCTGGCGGAGCTGGCGGCTAAATAG
- the typA gene encoding translational GTPase TypA, producing the protein MSVRSDLRNVAIVAHVDHGKTTLVDAMLWQAGAFREGQDVNKRVMDSMDLEREKGITILAKNTAVQWISDAGDPLTINIIDTPGHADFGGEVERGLEMIHGVVLLVDASEGALPGTRFVLRKALEKKLPVVLCINKVDRSDARIAEVVDEVYELFLDLDADEHQIEFPIVYACAKAGLASLTRPADGTMPDGTDLRPLMTTIMNTIPAPEYTEGAGLQAHVTNLDSSPYLGRLALCRVYEGEIRKGQQVAWCRTDGTVERVKITELFLTEALERVPAERAWAGDIIAIAGIPEITIGETLADLENPIPLPLITVDEPSISMTIGINTSPLAGQSGTKLTARLVKNRLEAELVGNVSIRMLTTERPDTWEVQGRGELQLAVLVELMRREGFEMTVGKPQVVTREIDGKLCEPMEHMTIDVPEDYVGVVTQLLGLRKGRMEQMVNHGTGWVRMEYRVPARGLIGFRTEFLTETRGTGLLHHVFDKYEPWHGELRTRPSGSLVADRKGPATGFALANLQERGAMFVGPGTEVYEGMIVGENARSDDMDVNICKEKKLTNMRQSTSDELERLVPARNLSLEQALEFCREDECIEVTPGFVRLRKVELDAKQRERIRGRAAKGG; encoded by the coding sequence GTGTCCGTCCGCTCCGACCTGCGCAACGTCGCAATCGTCGCCCACGTCGACCACGGCAAGACCACGCTGGTCGACGCCATGCTCTGGCAGGCCGGTGCCTTCCGGGAGGGCCAGGACGTCAACAAGCGGGTCATGGACTCGATGGACCTGGAGCGGGAGAAGGGCATCACGATCCTGGCCAAGAACACGGCCGTGCAGTGGATCTCCGATGCGGGTGACCCGCTGACCATCAACATCATCGACACCCCCGGCCACGCCGACTTCGGTGGCGAGGTGGAGCGCGGCCTGGAGATGATCCACGGCGTCGTGTTGTTGGTCGACGCCTCCGAGGGCGCGCTGCCGGGAACGCGCTTCGTGTTGCGCAAGGCGCTGGAGAAGAAGCTGCCGGTGGTGCTCTGCATCAACAAGGTGGACCGCTCCGACGCGCGGATCGCCGAGGTCGTCGACGAGGTCTACGAGCTGTTCCTGGACCTCGACGCCGACGAGCACCAGATCGAGTTCCCGATCGTCTACGCCTGCGCCAAGGCCGGCCTGGCCTCGCTGACCCGTCCGGCCGACGGGACCATGCCCGACGGCACCGACCTGCGCCCGCTGATGACCACAATCATGAACACCATCCCGGCGCCGGAGTACACCGAGGGCGCGGGGCTGCAGGCGCACGTGACCAACCTGGACTCCTCGCCCTACCTGGGCCGCCTGGCGCTGTGCCGGGTGTATGAGGGTGAGATCCGCAAGGGCCAGCAAGTGGCGTGGTGTCGCACCGACGGAACCGTCGAGCGGGTCAAGATCACCGAGCTGTTTCTCACCGAGGCGCTGGAGCGGGTGCCGGCCGAACGCGCCTGGGCCGGGGACATCATCGCCATCGCCGGCATTCCGGAGATCACGATCGGCGAGACCCTGGCGGACCTGGAGAACCCGATCCCGCTGCCGCTGATCACCGTGGACGAACCGTCGATCTCGATGACCATCGGCATCAACACCTCGCCGCTGGCCGGCCAGTCGGGCACGAAACTGACGGCCCGGCTGGTGAAGAACCGGCTCGAGGCCGAGCTGGTCGGCAACGTGTCGATCCGGATGCTGACGACGGAGCGGCCGGACACCTGGGAGGTCCAGGGCCGTGGTGAGCTGCAGCTGGCGGTCCTCGTCGAGCTGATGCGCCGCGAGGGATTCGAGATGACCGTCGGCAAGCCGCAGGTCGTCACCAGGGAGATCGACGGCAAGCTCTGCGAGCCGATGGAGCACATGACCATCGACGTCCCCGAGGACTACGTCGGAGTGGTGACCCAGTTGCTCGGCCTGCGTAAGGGCCGCATGGAGCAGATGGTCAACCACGGCACCGGCTGGGTCCGGATGGAGTACCGCGTCCCGGCCCGTGGCCTGATCGGCTTCCGCACCGAGTTCCTCACCGAGACCCGCGGCACCGGCCTGCTGCACCACGTCTTCGACAAGTACGAGCCGTGGCACGGCGAGCTGCGCACCCGCCCCTCGGGCTCCCTGGTCGCCGACCGCAAGGGTCCGGCCACCGGGTTCGCGTTGGCCAACCTGCAGGAGCGCGGCGCGATGTTCGTGGGCCCGGGCACCGAGGTCTACGAGGGCATGATCGTCGGGGAGAACGCGCGCTCGGACGACATGGACGTCAACATCTGCAAGGAGAAGAAGCTCACCAACATGCGCCAGTCCACCAGCGACGAACTCGAGCGCCTGGTCCCGGCCCGGAACCTCAGCCTGGAGCAGGCGCTGGAGTTCTGTCGTGAGGACGAGTGCATCGAAGTGACCCCGGGCTTCGTCCGGCTCCGCAAGGTCGAACTCGACGCCAAGCAGCGCGAGCGCATCCGCGGCCGGGCCGCCAAGGGTGGCTGA
- a CDS encoding VIT family protein, whose protein sequence is MSTTHPGEAHDPKLAGRLNQLRAAVLGANDGIVSEAGLVIGVAGATTARDPLLTAGLAGLAAGAVSMALGEYVSVSSQRDAERDQLAKEKRELAEDPVGELAELAGLYRAKGLSANTARLVAQELTDRDALAAHAEAELHLDPTDLADPVRAAVASAVSFTLGAAIPLLAITLPPTQLRVRVAVPVVLAALALAGSIGAHVGGGRTGRAVLRVLVGGGVGLAFTYLVGHLAGAATS, encoded by the coding sequence ATGTCGACCACGCACCCGGGCGAGGCGCACGATCCGAAGCTGGCCGGACGCCTGAACCAGCTGCGCGCCGCGGTACTCGGCGCCAACGACGGAATCGTCTCCGAGGCCGGGCTGGTGATCGGCGTCGCCGGGGCCACCACCGCCCGCGACCCCTTGCTCACCGCCGGCCTGGCGGGCCTGGCCGCCGGGGCGGTGTCCATGGCGCTCGGCGAGTACGTCTCGGTGAGTAGTCAGCGCGATGCCGAACGCGACCAGTTGGCCAAGGAGAAGCGGGAGCTGGCCGAGGACCCGGTGGGCGAACTGGCCGAACTGGCCGGGCTCTATCGGGCGAAGGGCCTGTCCGCGAACACCGCCCGGTTGGTCGCCCAGGAACTGACCGACCGCGACGCCCTGGCCGCCCATGCCGAGGCGGAGCTCCACCTGGACCCCACCGACCTGGCCGACCCGGTGCGCGCGGCGGTGGCCTCCGCGGTGTCGTTCACGCTCGGGGCGGCGATCCCACTGCTCGCGATCACGCTGCCGCCGACCCAATTGCGCGTCCGGGTGGCCGTGCCGGTGGTGCTGGCCGCCCTCGCCCTGGCCGGGTCCATCGGCGCGCACGTCGGCGGCGGGCGGACGGGACGGGCGGTGCTGCGCGTGCTGGTGGGCGGCGGGGTCGGGTTGGCGTTCACCTATCTCGTCGGGCACCTCGCCGGGGCCGCGACCAGCTGA
- a CDS encoding helix-turn-helix domain-containing protein: protein MVAPALDEISRDAMRQLAARTDPDAFAVLITVDIASRVWPEQAKDPDFYEALALSVRDNVRAIVALFAGTLTLPDADPHAAFGFADLTAEMGIPVSELEKGYWVGVQSFWHLWFRQVRTQTGPATLVELLGPPTSLLFDYIIHILAAVVGRYDATRAEILRNQEDRRRAALNQVLDGELTQPTQDLENLLGYRLRGFHLGVVLDVGDRAQAERAVADLVSGSGARGSLLTLHGPGTWAAWLSFAAPPGSSTRALLTEAATATGIPTAIGVPSSGVAGLRRTYRQALDATRLRRRFVGLGDVLWFADVSLELLMLSDESTARQFVSDELGELNADDERAARTRETVLAWLSTGSQSAAATRLGVHENTVRQRIRHAEEVLGDSLVDRRAEVLAALRLQPLFGP, encoded by the coding sequence GTGGTGGCGCCGGCGCTCGACGAGATCAGTCGCGACGCCATGCGGCAACTGGCTGCCCGGACCGACCCGGACGCGTTCGCCGTGCTCATCACGGTCGACATCGCCTCGCGGGTGTGGCCGGAGCAGGCCAAGGATCCGGACTTCTACGAGGCATTGGCCCTGTCGGTTCGCGACAACGTGCGGGCGATCGTCGCGTTGTTCGCCGGGACCCTGACGCTCCCGGACGCGGACCCGCACGCAGCCTTCGGCTTCGCCGACCTGACCGCCGAGATGGGTATCCCGGTCAGCGAGTTGGAGAAGGGCTACTGGGTCGGCGTCCAGTCGTTCTGGCACCTGTGGTTCCGGCAGGTCCGGACGCAGACCGGCCCGGCCACGTTGGTGGAACTCCTCGGGCCGCCCACCTCGCTGCTGTTCGACTACATCATCCACATCCTCGCCGCCGTCGTCGGCCGCTACGACGCCACTCGCGCCGAGATCCTGCGCAACCAGGAGGACCGGCGCCGGGCGGCGCTGAACCAGGTCCTCGACGGGGAGCTGACCCAGCCCACCCAGGATCTGGAGAACCTCCTCGGGTATCGGTTGCGCGGGTTCCACCTGGGCGTGGTCCTGGACGTCGGGGACCGGGCGCAGGCCGAACGCGCAGTGGCCGACCTGGTCTCCGGCAGCGGCGCCCGAGGTTCGCTGCTGACCCTGCACGGCCCGGGGACCTGGGCGGCGTGGTTGTCGTTCGCTGCCCCGCCGGGCTCGTCGACCCGGGCGTTGCTGACCGAGGCGGCGACCGCCACCGGGATCCCCACCGCGATCGGGGTGCCGAGTTCCGGGGTCGCCGGGCTGCGCCGCACCTACCGGCAGGCGCTGGACGCGACCCGCCTGCGGCGGCGGTTCGTCGGTCTCGGCGACGTGCTCTGGTTCGCCGACGTCAGCCTCGAGCTGCTGATGCTCAGCGACGAGTCCACCGCCCGGCAGTTCGTCAGCGACGAACTCGGTGAGCTGAACGCCGACGACGAGCGGGCCGCCCGGACCCGCGAGACCGTGCTGGCCTGGCTGAGCACCGGCTCGCAGTCGGCGGCCGCAACCCGCCTGGGAGTGCACGAGAACACCGTGCGACAGCGCATCCGACACGCCGAGGAGGTGCTCGGCGACAGCCTGGTCGACCGTCGGGCCGAGGTCCTCGCGGCGCTGCGACTGCAGCCCCTGTTCGGCCCCTGA